In bacterium, the DNA window AACCCATGGAAGTGAAGGGCGCGACATAATCCCCGAACGGTTGGGTCGGCCCATTCTTCTGACTTTGCGTCACGAGTGAAGTACATAGGATCCGCGAGATCATGGTTCAGCTCTGCGGTTCTTCTTTGATTTTCGTATACGCGGCACCAGCCGGTACGCGCGGTCTGCGGACGGGCAGTGCCAAGGCCATGCGACGGACGGCTTCTTGGAGGTGTTGTTCGGACAAAGAGGCAAAGCTGAGCCGCACGTACGGCGCCGGGGTTTCGTCGAATGTATATCGGCGCCCCGTGTGGAACGCCACACCGTGCGAAACCGCGGATGCGGCCCAGGCGTCGACATCGATCTCGGGCGTTGCTTCGGCCCAGATCGCCATACCGCCCGAGGGCTGCGAGAATCTGATGACGCCGCGCAGCTGGGATTGAAGCGTCTCAACCATCGCGTCGCGCCGCTTGAGATAGGTACGCCGTAGGCGGTTGATGTGGCGCGGCACCTCCCCGTCGTTGAGCAGCTGTGCCACCGCGGCCTCCACGACATGATCGCCGCATGCGTCCACGAACGATCGGTGGCCGGCCAGCGCCTCGACGAAGGGTTCCGGCGCGACAACGTAGCCAATTCGTAATCCCGGAGCCAGCACCTTGGACAAGGTGCCGATGTAGATCACCACACCATGACGGTCAAGGCTCGCCAGTGGCATGACGGGTCTGCCATCGTAATGGAATTCATGATCGTAGTCGTCCTCGATAATCGCGCAGCCACGCGTCGCCGCCAAATCAAGCAATCCCATGCGGCGTCCCGGGGAGAGCGTGACGGTCGTCGGATACTGGTGGTGGGGTGTGAGGTAGACGGCCCGCAGCCGACTCCCACATGCGAGCTTGTCTAGGAGATCGAGGCGCAGCCCCTGTTGGTCGACCGGGACCGGAACGAGCCGGAGGCCAGCCTGCCGGAAGGACTCCCAGCCTGGACGATAGCCCAGGGCCTCGACGGCGACCGCGTCACCCGATCCTCCGATAGAGCGGCCCACGAGCATGGTCGCCATTTGGGCGCCTCGGGTGATAAACACATTCGCAGCGGTCGCAGGAAGGCCGCGCGTGGCCGAGACCATGGCGGCGATGGCTTCCCTCAGCCCGACATGGCCTTCGGGATCGCAGTAGCCAAGAAGATGGGTGCAGTGCTGCTTTAGGGCCCTGCGATAGGCTCGACTCAATGCCTCGATCGGGAACGCGCGCAGATCCGGGTTGCTGCTGCTGATATCGAGGCAACCCGATGAGAGCGCTTCGGGCCGGTGGGCTGTAGGCGCGGGTCGGATGGCATACGCCAACGGGGGCGACGGGCCTCCCGCGCTCTGTGCGGGAATCCTTCCTTTCCGAACACTTGGCTCAGGGATGCCCTGGGAAACGAACGTGCCCCGGGCGGAGGACGTGACCAGCCAACCCTCGGCGAGCAATTCCCCATAGGCCGCGAGAATCGTGTTTCGGTGGACCCCAAGTTGCCGCGCGAGCGTTCGGCTGCCCGGCAGTTTCACCCCTCGCCGCAAGCGACCTCGCCGTATATCTTCTGTGATCGCACGGGCGACTTGCAGGAAGATGGGCAAATCTCCCGCCCGATTCGCCTCGAACGCAATGTCCCACGCCGGCATGACTGGTCTAATCATAGCAGCTAATTTGGTCGATCCGAAAGTACCAGTCTTCGGGAATCAGATGGACCAGGTACGGCGTGCACCCTTCGCACTGGTCTAGTGTCTCTAGCGCCGTCTGGATCTTCCGGATCGGCCGGCCCTGGGTTAGCTTTGAGACTGTCTACGTCGCGGGAAGCGAACACGGGGACCACGGGAGCTGTCCATGACTAAACACGTGATTCAGGCCGAAAAAGGCGCGCCTCCGCGCGGTGCCTACTCACACGGATGGCGGGCGGGCGATTTTATTTTCGTCACCGGCACGGGGCCGATTGGACCGGATGGTGCAGTGAGAGGCACGACGATCGAAGAACAGACCGAGGCGACGATCACAAACATCGAGGCGATCCTACAGGCTGAAGGCGCCGGGCTCGGGGACGTGGTCAAGGTGGCGGTGCACCTCAGCGACACTAGCTTGTTCCCCCGGTACAACGCGGTGTACGCCCGTCGGTTCATGAAGCCGTATCCGGCGCGCACTACGGTGGGAAGCGATCTGGGTATGGTGCCCGGCATGATGATCGAGATGGACGCCGTCGCCTATCTCGGTCGATCCTGACGCGCCGCCTATGAACATGGACGCGAGTACGGCCGCCGAACTCCCTGAACCAATGACACCGGGGCCCGGTGACGGACAGATTCGTGGTGCGTGCCCGCTCGATTGCCCGGACACATGCAGTTGGATCGTGACCGTCAAAAACGGCGAACCAATCGCACTTCGCGGCGACCCCGACCATCCCTACACTCACGGGGCACTGTGCAACAAGGTCACGGATTACCTGACGTACGCCCGCTCGGCCGATCGCCTGTTGTATCCAATGCGCCGTACCGGACCGAAGGGGAGCGGTGAGTTCACCCGGATCTCTTGGGACGAGGCGCTCGAGAGGATCGCGGCAGCGCTCGGCGACGCGATCGCCAAGCATCGCGCCGAGGCGATTTGGCCCTATCCGGGCAGCGGTAACATGGGGCTGATCCAAGGCATCTACGGCGCCGGACAACGGCTCTGGAACGTGCTCGGCGCGTCGCGTTCTGTGTACACGATGTGCACGATCGCAGGTGGATTCGGCACCGGTTACACGCTGGGTGACAATCGTGTCGGAATGGATCCGGAGACGCTCCGGTTCTCGAAGCTCGTTGTGCTTTGGGGTGCGAACGTACTGTCAACGCATCACCACCTCTGGCGATTCATCCTGGAGGCGAGGAAGAACGGGGCGCCGATCGTCGTGATCGATCCGATTCGGACGCGGACCGCCGCGGCGAGCGACTGGCACCTCGCGCCGATGCCCGGAACAGATGCCGCGCTCGCCCTCGGCCTGCTGCATGTCGTGCTGATCGAAGGCAAGGAGGATCGGCAATTCATCGGCGATCGTACCGTCGGCTGGGAGGCGTTTCGCCGGCGGATACTCGAGTTTCCGCCGTCCCGCGCGGCCGCGATTACGGGGCTTCCGACTGAATCGATCGTCGAACTGGGAAAGCGACTCGCCGGAACGCGGCCGACGGGCATTCGCATCGGCATCGGCCTTCAGCGTCACGGCGGCGGCGGGATGGCGGTGCGGACGATCACATGCATTCCCGGCGTGACCGGCGACTGGAAATACCCGGGCGGCGGCGTCTTCTACGATACGCGGGGCTTCTTTGGCGTAAACTGGGCCGCCTTGTCCCGCGATGATCTCCGGGCCCGGCCAACGCGCACGCTGGACATGAAGCGACTCGGCGAAGGACTGCTTGAGGTTGACAACCCGCCGGTCAAAGCGCTATTCGTGTATGCTAGCAATCCCGCGGCTAGCGTCCCACACCAGTCGAAGGCGCTGCGTGGCCTCGCACGGAACGATCTGTTCACCGTCGTGGTCGAGCACTTTCTCACCGACACCGCACGTTACGCGGACATCGTATTGCCGGCTACGATGCAGATCGAGCACCGCGATCTCCTGATCGCGTACGGGCATCTATACGTGGCCTGGAACGAGCCGGCCGCGCCGCCGCCGGGCGAGTGCCTGCCTGCGACGGAGATGTTCCGGCGGCTCGCGCGCGCGATGGGCCTCGATACGCCGGCACTGTACGACAGTGACGAGACGATCGCTCGGCAGGTGCTTGAAAGCGGGCATCCGTCCTTGACCGGGATCACAATCGAGGAGCTGAAGGCTCGCGGTTGGATGCGGCTGAACTATCGCCGTCCCTTCATCCCATTCGCGAGCACCTTTCCGACTGCGTCGGGCAAGTTGGAATTCACCTCCGAGCGAATGGCGCAGTCCGGCTTGGATCCGGTCGCGGGCTACACGCCCGCGCACGAGACGTCGCAGCGCGATACGGCCCTGGCCCGCGAATACCCGCTCGCCCTTGTGACGCCCGCCGATCACTACTTCCTGAATTCGATCTTCGGCAACGTGCCGAGGCAGCAGCAGCGATCGGGGGTCGCGACGCTGCTGATCCATCCCGACGATGCCGGGCCCCGGCAAATTGCGGCCGGGGACGAGGTGCGGGTCGCGAACGCTCGAGGCGCGTTCTTCGCCGTCGCAGACGTGAGCGATCGCATCCGGCCCGGCGTGGTCGCCAGCACCAAAGGCCGGTGGCCGGGCCGCTCGAAGGAAGGTGCGACGATCAACGCTACTGTCGACGAGCGCGACTCGGACATGGGCGGCGGCGCCGTCTATCACGACAACCGCGTGCGCGTCGACAGGAGCGGCCCGCGGGCCCCCAAATCGCTTGAGGACACCTGAGGTGCTCGCGCGATATATGTTCCCGTCGGGCACGCCATTCTGGACCGCCCACCGGTGCGACCGACTTGACGTTCACCAACTCGCGATTCCCATCAGCAATGGAAACAGTAGAAGTACACTAACTGCGCTCCGCGGGAGGGGTTATCGTGACCGAGAACCGGCGGACTCAATCCGACGCGCGCATCGCCGTGAAGGCCTCGCGAGTGTTGGAACCGCTGACCGGCGAGGTGCTCAACAACAGGTACGTGGTCGTCCGCGGGAACCGGATAGAATCGGTGACCGACGCAGCGCCGGCCGGGGCGTCGACGCTGGACCTGGGCCACCATACGCTGTTGCCGGGGCTGATCGACTGTCACACACATATGCTGCTGCGTCCGGAGGACCAGGTGTGGCCGCCGGCCATTCTCTTCAAAACCCAAATGTACCGCATGATTGAGGGAGTGGCGGCGGCGCGGACGGCCCTCGAGATTGGTTTCACGACGATCCGCGATACCGATAACGAGGGTGCGTGGCATGGAGACGTAGCCTTGCGAGATGCCATCAATCGGGGCATCGTGCCGGGCCCCAGGATGCAGGTGGCCTCTGACGGGATCACGATTAGCGCGGGCGACATGACCCTTCAAGGCGTGAATCCTGAGCTCAACCTGCCCTCCATGTCCGGAGCGGCCGACACGCGGGACCAGATGACTGCGCAAGTGCGGCGTCAGGTCAAACTCGGGGCCGACTGGATCAAGATCTATGCCTCGAGCACCCGGCGCGATGTTGACCGCGAGACGATGGAACCGCTCCATCAACTCAGCCTCGAGGACGTGCAGCTCATCGTGCAGGAGGCAAGGCGGTGGCGCAGAGACGTGATTGCCCACGCGTACGGAGGCGACAGTGCGCGAGCGGCCATTCTTGGGGGAGCGCGGTCCCTCGAACATGGCCCGCTGTTCGACGAGTCGATCCTCGCGCTTCTGGTCGAGCACGGGGCCTTCTGGATTCCTACGATGGCCACCTACCACAAACGGCAGTTCTCGGACTTTGACCGCGAGTTCGTTCGTCGACACAAGCAGGCGTTTCAGTGGGGATTGCGGGCGGGCGCCAAGATCTGCTTCGGAACAGATGTGGGGTCATTCCCACACGGCGAGCAAGTCGACGAATTCGACTTGATGGTGTCCTATGGAATGGAACCCCTGGACGCGATCCGCTCAGCAACGACACGCGCAGCCGAGTTGTTGCGCATGGAGGGGCAAGTGGGGACCCTGGCCGGAGGAGCGTATGCGGATCTCGTCGCCCTCGATGGCGACCCGCTGACCGACATCGGCGCTCTGAAGACAGTCCGGTTTGTCATGAAGGACGGGATAGTGGTGCGGGACCGTCTCGGGGTGACCGCCGCCGCCGAAAGCATTGTTGCGCAGTCGTTGCGGTAAAACCGCCGTTGAGGCGATCACGGCTGCTACTGGCGCGGCAGCGGATGATGCGGGCATTGTTTTCGAGACGGGAAGAGTCCACCAGGGGTTGGTCGCCGACGTGATCGCCGTGGACGGGGATCCGATGACTGATCTGCGGATCCTCAAGCACCCCAGCTTGGTCATGGCCGAAGGCGTCGTTGTGCACAAACGATGTCGGGTCCGGGTGCCAGACGCGGGCGAGCCGTGAAAGTGGAGAGCCGGTATTCCCCGCATCACCGCCGGCTGCGTGCCGCGGTGGAATGGATCACCCGATCGCTCGGCGACGCCCCGCTAGGCTGCGTAATCCGCCATCACGGGACCACCGTTGGTCACGAGGTCTGTCGGGGGATGACTGCCGACATATTGTTCGAGATCGGCAGCATCCGAAAATCGTTCAACAGCGCGTTGATTGGCTGCACATCCGACAGGAGCGATTTCACGATTCACCTCAAGGCGACCAATATGTGGCCGGAACTCGCGGCCATCAGCGGTGATCCGGGCGACACCGAGATCACACTGCATCATTTAGCCAGCGGGGTGTCGGGGTGGATGACCCCCGATCCGCCCGGCTTACGATTTCTCTACAACAGCGCCGCCTCTACGGCCGCAGAGCGGGTGGTCGGTCGTTACTGGGGATTTCCTCATGACGAGATCGCCGCCGAAATCGCGCGTCGCTTCAAGGAGCCCCTGGATGCGGCATCCTGGAAAATCTACCATTTCCCCGGCCGGTTTACTCCGGGAGATGTCGAGAATCCGGGGCCCAAACTCGCCATCGACTCTGACCTTGCCGATCTCGCGACGTGGGGTGAGCTTTGGTGCAACTCGGGCCGCTGGCGCGGGCAGCAGTTGATCCCGGAGGCATACGTTAAGCGGGCAACGTCCCTTGTGAACCCCGATATCCCAAGTTCCCACTACGGCTACGGTTGGTTTGTCAACGCTGGCCATGCCCTGTGGCCGCGGGTCCCAGCAGATTCGTATGGTCATGCCGGGTTTGGATCTTTTCGATCTTCGGGCGAGCCCAGCCGCGCGTTCTTGTGGGTCTGTCCGTCACTTTCGGTCGTGGCCGCGATCATTACCGATGCCTCCGCCGGCTTTGCCGGCGACTTTCTCGACGTACCCAATGACTTTACAGCAGAGTGCATTACCAAGATCATGAGCGCGCTCTGAGGGAAACACTGGCCGGCAAGCGAAGAAACGCGCCATGAGCGAAACGTGTCGGAGTCCCCGCAGCGATTCCGTCGAGCGGATTCGGCGGAATTGGCCCCGGAGCGACCCCAGTCCGTATCGGCACGCGGGCCCGGTCATGATTAGCGCATTCCCGTTCCGCTCAGACCCACGAAATCAGAAGGGAGGTTGTCCATGCTTCGGGTTGCCTTCACTGGGACCTTCGCCGCCCGCTTCGCGGAGCGAGTAGGGGCCCACCTTGGAATCCCGTGCGACGTCATCGTGGAAGATGAGGGCGGGATCGTCTCGCAGCTTCCCGAGGTGGACGTGCTGGTGACCCTTGCGTTTACCCGTGAGATGGGCGAGGCGGCCCGACGACTCAAGCTTGTGCAGGTGCCCGGTGCCGGTTTCGACCGGATCGACCGATCTGCGCTTCCCGCCGGTGCATGGCTGGCGAATGCCTATGGCCACGAAGTCGGCATCGCGGAGTACGTGATCGGGGCCGTGGTGGCGTTGAGTCGCGGCTTCTGCCGCCTAGACGCCCGCCTCCGGCGGGGAGACTGGGAGAGCCAGTGGGCGGTGTCGGCGCCGCCGCCTTGGCCGGAACTTGCAGGTAAGGCGCTCGGCATTCTCGGCTATGGTCGGATCGGACAGGCTGTGGCCCGGCGCGCCCGGGCATTCGATATGGCAATTTGGGCGATCCGACGCGACGTGACGCAATTAGACCCGCAAGGACTCGAGTTCCTCGGTGGACCAGACGCCTTGAATGAAGTCTTGCGACGCGTGGACTATCTGGCAATCACGCTCTCATTCACGGGGGCCACCCGCAGCCTCCTCGGGGAACGAGAGTTTCGATTGATGAAGCCGACCGCCTTCCTCATCAACGTGGCTCGCGCAGAGATCGTCGACGAAGAGGCGCTCTATCGAGCGCTGGCCGAAAGGGCGATCGCTGGTGCTGCTCTTGACGTCTGGTATCGGTATCCGATCGGACCCGGTTCAACTCTTCCCGCGCGCTGCCCTTTCCACGAGTTGCCCAACGTCCTCATGACGCCCCACGTGTCCGGCTGGACGGAAGGGACGCTGGCAGCACGGGCGAAGCTTATCGCAGAGAACATCACCCGAGTCGCGCGGGGCGAGCTCCCAGCGAATCTGATTCCCTGATCGGAGAATATATGATTTTGCAAATGCGTGTTTCATCGGCCGCCCATAAGGTGTCGTCGGCTCAAGACCGGGATATGGCATGACCGTTAGGATTGCAGACAGCCCCCTGCTATTCCGGCGCTATTCCGAGAGCCGTGACCAGGCGGGAAGCGCCATGGCGAAACGAGAAGACACGAGTGGGGAGCCGTGAAGATAAGGGCGGTTCGCGGAAGATCGTGACCGGGCGTTAGGGCGGCCCTCGAGCTTACACCGGGGAGGTCGCGGGTTCGACCCCTGCCTCGCCCACCAAGAAAATCATGACTTTCTGCATCCGGGTTCGCCGACCAGATTCCGAGAGAAACCAAAGTCCGGGCGCTAGCAAAAGACTTCATGAACTCCTGGGGCACGATCCAGTCGCGATTAGGCAGCACAGTGGCGCATCTGCTTTGTGTGGCGGGATGGGGATGCTTACGACGTTGAGATTGTGGATTACCATTAGGAGAGCATATGACTAAGTCCAAAAGGCTGCCACCGATTCATCCTGGCGAAATCCTCCGCGAGGATTTCATGGGGCCACTCGGCATCAGTATGAACAAGCTGGCCCTTGATCTCCGCGTCCCTGTTACTCGCATCGCGGAAATCGTGCATGAGCGTCGAGGCATTACTCCAGACACAGCCTTGCGCCTTGGGCGTTACTTTGACACCAGCGCGCGCTTTTGGCTGAACGCGCAAGCGGCCTACGACCTCGAGGTGGCACAAGACGAACTTCGGGGCACCGTTGAGCGTGAAGTGCGGCCTCGAGCAGGCCTTGCGCCGAGTTCGAAAGCCGCCGCAAGGGCTTGATACTAGTGATGCGCCTCGGAAATCGTCAGCAATTAATTAGCCCGAATATCCGAGTTTGACGCCCACGACTTCATATCGGGAGCTGCCGGTCTGGTCCGAATACTACCCTACAGCCCACCGCCAACAATCTGCCTGAGGTACTCATGAACCTTAGGCTTGCGAATCGCCATCTGTTCGATCGATTTGTCGAGTATGTTGGAACTGTCTTGCCTGTAGTACGAGATGTGGGACACATGTCAAGACTTGGTTCGCGCCGTTTTCGGGTTACCCTTGAGCGCCGCCAGTGTTGCTGGGATACCCTGCCTGGGCGAAGGATAGCGAAAACGGAACCCGGTTGCGAGCAACGCTGAAGGATCGGCATGCGCATCAAGGGTTATCGTCTCCACGACGACCGACCCCGCAATGAGCGCAGCTAGCCATGCCGGAACTGCTCCGGGACGCTTGACCCCCATGAGAGCTGCGGTCTCGTCGAATAGTTCACGCTGTGTCGTGTCGGAACCGTCCATGGCGATGAACGTATGACCGACCAGTTCGGTGCGGGGGAGTCCAGCGAGATGAACCAGCGCACGGGCCGCGTCCGTCACGTGGATGAGCGGCACACGGTTCGTTCCTGCTCCGATGATACGAGCCGACCCATTTCGAAGCGCCGTAATGACGAGGTCGGCGAACACCTTGCCTGGCCCGTAGACGAGACTGCCGACGTAGACATAAGTGGCCTCGATGCCCGAGGCTTCTACTAAGTGGCGGACGGGAATCCCAATGTAGGCAAACCCCCTAGGATGGTCACGTACGAGTGAATGCTGGCTGATGGTACCCTGCGCATCCGGTTGCAGGTCGTCGGCTCCGCTCACAGAAAAGAAGACGGGTCGCTTTTCGGCAGGCAACCTCCGCAGAGCTTCCAGCGTAGCACGCGTCATCGCTTGACGCTCTGTCGAGAGGGACTTCATAGCGGATTTGCTCCAGCGTTTGGGTAACCTTGGTTGCGTCAGATCAATCAAGACCGTACTCCCCTGAACTTCAGCTATCCACGCATCGGGCTGGTAGATATTGCCCACGACAGGGAGCGCGTCGATCTGCCTCACCTTGCTTGCGCCTACTTCTGAACGAACGAGAGCTTTGACTTGCCACCTTGCCTCCACAGCCTGAATGACTACCTCATGTCCAATGAAGCCCGTTCCACCGAGAATAAACATAGTCTTGCTCATGATATCCCTCTTTCTCATGACTATTTCGTTTTTCCGATTCACCTTGAGAGTCAGCGCCCATCGCTAGGGCCCAGCGCCGCTGCACTTCGGCAAATCGCCGACTCGGGTCTCGCGTTACCGGTCATATCGTATTTAAGTCTCAACTTCATTTTTTCAGTAGTTCTCACTGAAATTTCAGCCGACATTCGGGCCGACATGGCGCTCTCATATTCGCGTATGGCGGTTGCTACGTCAGCGAAGCGGCCAACCCCGTCGTTCATCAGCCTGGAGGCAGCGCCGCACCGCGCCGTCTTGTGATTCTGCTGGCCCGAAAGGCCATGAACGTGCTCCGGACGCGACCACACCCACACATCGACGGTACTATGTGCATCGTTGTCCGGTGCGCCGATTTCGTTGTCAAGGTGTCCAAGCAGTTGGTGGCTCACGCGTCCGCAGCCAGCTGGCGCACCGATCGCGGCACTGGCGAGGCGGTGCACTTTACGCAAGACTTGGTCCGCCGAGCCTTCACAATGGCAGGGTATGCTGTGGGTAATCCCATCCAAGGTTACTTGCCTGACGGCAGATATGAATACGCGCTGCGCAATGAACACTTCGTACGAGATCCGGCATTAGGTCACCTACATCGTGGAACTATGATGCCGGATCATATCGCTAACCATGCCTGTCTCGACTTGGTCACGATCCTTGGCTCCAGGAAGGTCTTCTTCCACAGCCCCACGGAGATGGGATGAACCCCATCGATCTATATATCCAGGCGAAATCGCCAGGCCCGAACAAAGAGTCTAACTGGAGGGGGGGCGGAGATCTTTGCTGGAGACAGTGCCAAGGAGGACTATGAGCGCCGGATTGCTGAGCTGGAGCAACTGCTCGGCAAGAAAGAAGTGGAAATCGCCCTTTTAAAAAACTTCTTGCGCCCCACACTATGAGCCCCACGCAGAAGGTCGTGCTGGTTCGGACGTCGGTACCGAAGTGCGGGCTGCGGCTGGTCTTGGATGCTGTGGGGTTGCCTCGAGCAGTATGTTTGCGCCGTCCAGAGCAGCGGCCGGGGGACTCATCGCCTATGGAACAAGCCAAGTCGCGGCAATCCGCCGTATGGCAGCGTACGTGGAGAAGATTCTGAAGGGAGCCAAACCAGGCGAACTCTCGGTGGAGACGGTGACGCGCTATGAGCTGATCGTGAACCTGAAGACGGCTCGGGAGATCGGCGTCACGATCCCACCCGAAGTGCTCAAGCGGGCGGACCAGATAAAACTGGTTGCCGATTCCGCCCAGCGGCCTGTTCAACTTGACGATCCGCATATACAATCCGGAAGAGAAAGCATTGAACCCGGCGATGCGCTCTAGCCATTTAGAAGCTCCAGATCGAGGATAACTAGATCGGGGCTGTCGCGCCGTACGACCGGCAGCACCACAGGGCCGTCAGCGGTTACGAAAGATCCGCTAGAGTCGCTGTCTGCCGGTGGACGTCACACGCGCCGGCGGACGACGAACGAAGCGCAGAAGTGTCTGCTCAACCCGCGTCAGCGTGTGATCCCGACGATAGATGATGAAGAAGCGGCGATGACAGCGCCACCTCGGTAGACGGACCGGCTTGACTCGGCCAGCGCGCAGATCGTCCGCCACGGCTTCTTGAGAGATCGCCGCGACGCCATACCCTGCGAGCACGGCCGTCCGCAAGGCAGCGTTGCTGCCGAACTCCTTGAGCGACTCGGTGCGGACGCCGCAACGCGCCAATGCCGCCACGGCCAGCGCGCGGGTCGCAGAGCCCTCCTCGCGGAGGAGCAGCCGGGTCCGGCCGAGCGCATCGACGGAGACGCGGCGGCCGGCCAGCGGATGCGTTGCCGCCGCCACCAGCAGGATCTCGTCCCGCACAAACGGCAGGATTGCCAGCGCGGTGTGCGCCGGCCGCAGCCCCACGAACGCGAGCGAGATGCTGTGGTCGAGCACGCGCTCCGCCGTCCGCTGCGTGTTGTCGATCCTCAGGCGCACCGCCAGGTGCGGATACGCCCGGCCGAACGGCCCGAGCCGCCTGGGCAGGACGAACTCGCCGACCGTCGTGCTGGCGCCGACGACGAGATCGCCCCGCAGCCACCCCTGCACCTCCCCAATCGCCGCCGGGATCCGGTCGAGCAACTGCAGCACCTGCCGGGCTAGGGGCACGACTGCCTCTCCCGCCCCCGTCAGCCCCAGGCTCCGTCCTTTGCGCTCCACCAGCGGCGTCCCCAGCACGCGTTCGAGCCGCCGGAGCCGTTGCGTCACGGCCGGCTGAGCGACGTGCAGGGCTTCGGCCGCTCGGGTTACGCCGCCCGAATCGACGACGCGGACGAGCATCGCCAAGTCCTCGACGTTCACGAGCGCGTGTTCCATAAGAACATGCTTATGGATCGCGACCGGAAATTCCTATTGGACGCCGTTGCTGCATGCGCATATCGTAGAAGGCGACAACGGGCGAGGAGGAGCGCGTCATGGGTGAGCAGCCGGACCTCCGCTGGTCAGACACCGAGGCCGCCCGCATCGTGCGGGAGACGTATGGGGCGGTCATCCCCGAGGGCGACTCCGCGGTTGCGGACAGCCTGTACGATCCCTCCGAACTGGCGGAGGTACCGGGCCCCGCCATCGCGATGGCCTTGGGGCTGGGGAATCCGGTGCGGGTCGCTGAGATTCGCCCCGGCGAGACTGTGCTCGACCTCGGGAGCGGCGGGGGAATCGACACCCTGCTCGCGGCGAAACGTGTGGGCCCGCGCGGATGCGTCTACGGGCTCGACATGACGCCATCGATGCTGAAACGGGCGCGCGCGCACGCCGCGCTCGCTGGCCTTAGCAACATCCAGTTCATCGAGGGGCGGATAGAGGCGATCCCGCTGCCCGAGGCGAGCGTGGATGTGGCCATCTGCAACGGCGTGATCAACCTCGTCGCGTCGAAGGGCAAGTTGTTCCGGGAGATCTTCCGCGTGCTGCGACCTGGCGGCCGGCTGGTCTTCGCTGATTCCGTTGTGGACGGATGCCTGCCCAAAGAGGTCCTGGAAAACGAAGCGGCCTACGCCGGCTGACTCGCGGGCGCGCTTGCGGAGCAAGCGCTCATCGAGGCCGGCCGCAAAGCAGGGTTTGTCGACATCGCGGTCGTGGGGGACCGTTTCCCGCTGGGCCGCGATCGCCTCCAGCGCTACCCGCTGTTCTCAGTCGAGTTTTTGGACTGGTTGTTCACGCAGATCCCCG includes these proteins:
- a CDS encoding PLP-dependent aminotransferase family protein, encoding MAYAIRPAPTAHRPEALSSGCLDISSSNPDLRAFPIEALSRAYRRALKQHCTHLLGYCDPEGHVGLREAIAAMVSATRGLPATAANVFITRGAQMATMLVGRSIGGSGDAVAVEALGYRPGWESFRQAGLRLVPVPVDQQGLRLDLLDKLACGSRLRAVYLTPHHQYPTTVTLSPGRRMGLLDLAATRGCAIIEDDYDHEFHYDGRPVMPLASLDRHGVVIYIGTLSKVLAPGLRIGYVVAPEPFVEALAGHRSFVDACGDHVVEAAVAQLLNDGEVPRHINRLRRTYLKRRDAMVETLQSQLRGVIRFSQPSGGMAIWAEATPEIDVDAWAASAVSHGVAFHTGRRYTFDETPAPYVRLSFASLSEQHLQEAVRRMALALPVRRPRVPAGAAYTKIKEEPQS
- a CDS encoding RidA family protein gives rise to the protein MTKHVIQAEKGAPPRGAYSHGWRAGDFIFVTGTGPIGPDGAVRGTTIEEQTEATITNIEAILQAEGAGLGDVVKVAVHLSDTSLFPRYNAVYARRFMKPYPARTTVGSDLGMVPGMMIEMDAVAYLGRS
- a CDS encoding molybdopterin-dependent oxidoreductase; translated protein: MTPGPGDGQIRGACPLDCPDTCSWIVTVKNGEPIALRGDPDHPYTHGALCNKVTDYLTYARSADRLLYPMRRTGPKGSGEFTRISWDEALERIAAALGDAIAKHRAEAIWPYPGSGNMGLIQGIYGAGQRLWNVLGASRSVYTMCTIAGGFGTGYTLGDNRVGMDPETLRFSKLVVLWGANVLSTHHHLWRFILEARKNGAPIVVIDPIRTRTAAASDWHLAPMPGTDAALALGLLHVVLIEGKEDRQFIGDRTVGWEAFRRRILEFPPSRAAAITGLPTESIVELGKRLAGTRPTGIRIGIGLQRHGGGGMAVRTITCIPGVTGDWKYPGGGVFYDTRGFFGVNWAALSRDDLRARPTRTLDMKRLGEGLLEVDNPPVKALFVYASNPAASVPHQSKALRGLARNDLFTVVVEHFLTDTARYADIVLPATMQIEHRDLLIAYGHLYVAWNEPAAPPPGECLPATEMFRRLARAMGLDTPALYDSDETIARQVLESGHPSLTGITIEELKARGWMRLNYRRPFIPFASTFPTASGKLEFTSERMAQSGLDPVAGYTPAHETSQRDTALAREYPLALVTPADHYFLNSIFGNVPRQQQRSGVATLLIHPDDAGPRQIAAGDEVRVANARGAFFAVADVSDRIRPGVVASTKGRWPGRSKEGATINATVDERDSDMGGGAVYHDNRVRVDRSGPRAPKSLEDT
- a CDS encoding amidohydrolase family protein, coding for MTENRRTQSDARIAVKASRVLEPLTGEVLNNRYVVVRGNRIESVTDAAPAGASTLDLGHHTLLPGLIDCHTHMLLRPEDQVWPPAILFKTQMYRMIEGVAAARTALEIGFTTIRDTDNEGAWHGDVALRDAINRGIVPGPRMQVASDGITISAGDMTLQGVNPELNLPSMSGAADTRDQMTAQVRRQVKLGADWIKIYASSTRRDVDRETMEPLHQLSLEDVQLIVQEARRWRRDVIAHAYGGDSARAAILGGARSLEHGPLFDESILALLVEHGAFWIPTMATYHKRQFSDFDREFVRRHKQAFQWGLRAGAKICFGTDVGSFPHGEQVDEFDLMVSYGMEPLDAIRSATTRAAELLRMEGQVGTLAGGAYADLVALDGDPLTDIGALKTVRFVMKDGIVVRDRLGVTAAAESIVAQSLR
- a CDS encoding serine hydrolase, whose protein sequence is MSGPGARRGRAVKVESRYSPHHRRLRAAVEWITRSLGDAPLGCVIRHHGTTVGHEVCRGMTADILFEIGSIRKSFNSALIGCTSDRSDFTIHLKATNMWPELAAISGDPGDTEITLHHLASGVSGWMTPDPPGLRFLYNSAASTAAERVVGRYWGFPHDEIAAEIARRFKEPLDAASWKIYHFPGRFTPGDVENPGPKLAIDSDLADLATWGELWCNSGRWRGQQLIPEAYVKRATSLVNPDIPSSHYGYGWFVNAGHALWPRVPADSYGHAGFGSFRSSGEPSRAFLWVCPSLSVVAAIITDASAGFAGDFLDVPNDFTAECITKIMSAL
- a CDS encoding 2-hydroxyacid dehydrogenase is translated as MLRVAFTGTFAARFAERVGAHLGIPCDVIVEDEGGIVSQLPEVDVLVTLAFTREMGEAARRLKLVQVPGAGFDRIDRSALPAGAWLANAYGHEVGIAEYVIGAVVALSRGFCRLDARLRRGDWESQWAVSAPPPWPELAGKALGILGYGRIGQAVARRARAFDMAIWAIRRDVTQLDPQGLEFLGGPDALNEVLRRVDYLAITLSFTGATRSLLGEREFRLMKPTAFLINVARAEIVDEEALYRALAERAIAGAALDVWYRYPIGPGSTLPARCPFHELPNVLMTPHVSGWTEGTLAARAKLIAENITRVARGELPANLIP